A part of Arachis hypogaea cultivar Tifrunner chromosome 12, arahy.Tifrunner.gnm2.J5K5, whole genome shotgun sequence genomic DNA contains:
- the LOC112729403 gene encoding uncharacterized protein, whose amino-acid sequence MALIVDQQSNFKHFCKICKKGFGCGRALGGHMRAHGIGDESGHMDDDDPASDWEDRLGGNVPPSNKRMYALRTNPNRLKSCRVCENCGKEFLSWKSFLEHGKCTSEDAESLVSSPGSDAADDGIEPTRRGCGWSKRKRSLRAKVGSFNYNCPSSEEEDLANCLMMLSNAIVDPLTSAAAEPEESCASASREEEQRRNPMNFVAPFSSYKVPNNDNNNNNNNKAKGVAKGLFECKACKKVFNSHQALGGHRASHKKVKGCFAARLDNLDDSLADDDVMTHEEFFPTKSNSTFQFDQNPHHNSATLASSSKRKSKVHECSICHRSFSSGQALGGHKRCHWITSNAPDTSTLARFQQFQEHLDQIPKFDGSSEPLDLKLDLNLPAPTNDLSRRNNNVNVSTEIFLQPWVGGAGGGTATKENNTNMKDDSNNNNNNSQSQISHQHPTNHNQIDHNENVGVDGDKNNSNPNNNNNNNNDLMQSVDNEADSKIKLAKLSELKDMNIGGTSSPWLQVGIGSTTTDVGTDQ is encoded by the coding sequence atggctTTGATTGTGGATCAACAATCAAACTTCAAACACTTCTGTAAAATTTGCAAAAAAGGATTTGGTTGTGGAAGAGCTCTGGGAGGACACATGAGGGCTCATGGAATAGGAGATGAATCAGGTCACATGGATGATGATGACCCAGCAAGTGATTGGGAAGATAGGCTTGGTGGAAATGTTCCACCAAGCAACAAGCGCATGTATGCTCTTAGAACAAACCCTAATAGGTTAAAGAGTTGTAGGGTGTGTGAAAATTGTGGCAAGGAGTTTTTGTCTTGGAAATCCTTTCTTGAGCACGGTAAATGCACCTCCGAGGACGCAGAGTCCCTCGTATCCTCTCCAGGGTCCGATGCTGCTGATGATGGCATCGAACCTACCAGGAGAGGATGCGGGTGGTCCAAAAGAAAGAGGTCGTTAAGAGCAAAAGTGGGTAGCTTCAATTACAATTGCCCCTCAAGCGAAGAGGAAGACCTAGCGAATTGCTTAATGATGTTGTCCAATGCGATTGTGGACCCTCTGACGTCAGCCGCGGCCGAGCCAGAAGAGTCTTGCGCCTCGGCGAGCAGAGAGGAGGAGCAAAGAAGAAACCCTATGAACTTTGTTGCACCATTCTCTTCTTATAAAGTTCCAAACAAcgataacaacaataacaataacaacaaggcCAAAGGTGTTGCTAAGGGTTTGTTTGAATGCAAAGCGTGCAAGAAGGTTTTCAACTCGCACCAGGCGTTGGGTGGCCACAGAGCTAGCCACAAGAAGGTTAAGGGCTGCTTTGCGGCGAGGCTGGACAATCTGGACGACAGCCTCGCCGACGATGACGTCATGACACACGAAGAATTCTTCCCTACAAAATCAAACTCAACATTCCAATTTGATCAAAACCCTCACCATAACTCAGCCACATTGGCCTCATCATCAAAGAGGAAATCAAAGGTTCATGAATGCTCCATTTGCCATAGAAGCTTCTCCTCAGGACAAGCATTGGGAGGCCACAAAAGGTGCCATTGGATCACATCAAATGCACCGGACACTTCCACATTGGCTAGGTTTCAACAATTTCAGGAACATTTGGATCAAATACCAAAGTTTGATGGATCTTCTGAGCCTCTTGATCTCAAACTTGACCTCAACCTTCCTGCACCAACCAATGATCTTTCTAGAAGGAATAACAATGTTAATGTTTCCACAGAAATCTTCTTGCAGCCATGGGTAGGAGGAGCAGGAGGAGGAACCGCCACAAAGGAAAACAATACAAACATGAAAGATGatagcaacaataataacaacaatagccAGAGTCAAATTAGTCACCAGCACCCCACCAACCATAACCAAATTGATCATAATGAAAATGTTGGTGTTGATGGGGACAAGAATAATAGTaaccccaacaacaacaacaacaataacaatgattTGATGCAAAGTGTGGATAATGAAGCTGATAGTAAGATCAAGCTAGCAAAACTTAGTGAGCTAAAGGATATGAACATTGGTGGCACTTCTTCACCATGGTTGCAGGTTGGAATTGGTTCAACAACTACTGATGTTGGCACCGATCAGTAa